The following coding sequences are from one Capsicum annuum cultivar UCD-10X-F1 chromosome 3, UCD10Xv1.1, whole genome shotgun sequence window:
- the LOC107863801 gene encoding protein TIFY 4B isoform X2, with amino-acid sequence MPPEETVSKSPLDKPLHQLTDDDISQLTREDCRRYLKDKGMRRPSWNKSQAIQQVISLKALLETPPDTDTGQRKRLHIPRPDTSLQRVQKGTNTDAGFSESVEEIVPYGRKHPNKPDLSGDKAAGSVAVVNNLAPSRTRDSGNTPAGQLTIFYCGKVNVYDDVPAGKAQAIMHLAASPLFVPSETPLDAARAARHSECDLQAANVKLGPDSRMVLMPTMQTGKMSEVTRLHLEESNTFYEDNSAVEGNTSRKASVQRYIEKRKDRLKSKRKMGMSSSASLDIYLNHRTGNHTSNELSSRSNTCSPPTIRLSAAPAPSGSVDKIHQMDANSSAFLNDKDGKE; translated from the exons ATGCCGCCGGAAGAAACTGTTTCTAAGTCGCCTCTTGACAAACCGCTGCACCAACTTACGGACGACGACATTTCTCAGCTCACTCGCGAAGATTGCCGCCGTTATCTTAAAGATAAAG GGATGAGAAGGCCGTCATGGAATAAATCACAGGCGATTCAGCAGGTGATTTCACTGAAGGCGCTACTTGAGACGCCGCCGGATACCGACACCGGCCAGCGGAAAAGGCTTCACATTCCTCGCCCAGACACTAGTCTACAGCGT GTCCAGAAAGGAACAAATACTGATGCAGGATTTTCTGAATCGGTTGAAGAAATTGTACCGTATGGAAGAAAGCATCCAAATAAACCTGATCTTTCTGGTGATAAAGCTGCAGGTTCTGTTGCAGTTGTCAATAACTTAGCTCCTTCTAG AACCAGAGACTCAGGAAACACACCAGCAGGTCAATTGACAATCTTCTATTGTGGAAAGGTGAATGTGTACGATGATGTTCCTGCTGGAAAg GCACAAGCAATCATGCATCTTGCTGCAAGCCCACTCTTTGTGCCTTCAGAAACTCCGTTGGATGCTGCCAGAGCAGCTCGACATTCCGAATGCGATTTGCAGGCTGCAAATGTTAAGCTGGGTCCAGATTCTCGTATGGTGCTCATGCCGACCATGCAAACAG GGAAAATGAGTGAAGTGACTCGCCTGCATTTGGAGGAAAGCAACACCTTCTATGAAGACAATTCGG CAGTGGAAGGCAACACAAGCAGGAAAGCATCAGTGCAAAGATATATTGAGAAACGGAAAGACAG GTTGAAGAGCAAGAGAAAGATGGGAATGTCTTCATCTGCTAGCTTGGACATCTATTTGAACCATCGAACCGGAAATCATACCTCAAATGAGCTGTCAAGTAGGAGCAACACTTGTTCCCCGCCCACAATTAGATTATCTGCTGCACCTGCTCCTAGTGGTTCAGTGGATAAGATTCACCAAATGGATGCCAATTCTTCTGCTTTTCTCAATGACAAAG ATGGTAAAGAGTGA
- the LOC107863801 gene encoding protein TIFY 4B isoform X1, whose product MPPEETVSKSPLDKPLHQLTDDDISQLTREDCRRYLKDKGMRRPSWNKSQAIQQVISLKALLETPPDTDTGQRKRLHIPRPDTSLQRVQKGTNTDAGFSESVEEIVPYGRKHPNKPDLSGDKAAGSVAVVNNLAPSRTRDSGNTPAGQLTIFYCGKVNVYDDVPAGKAQAIMHLAASPLFVPSETPLDAARAARHSECDLQAANVKLGPDSRMVLMPTMQTGKMSEVTRLHLEESNTFYEDNSAAVEGNTSRKASVQRYIEKRKDRLKSKRKMGMSSSASLDIYLNHRTGNHTSNELSSRSNTCSPPTIRLSAAPAPSGSVDKIHQMDANSSAFLNDKDGKE is encoded by the exons ATGCCGCCGGAAGAAACTGTTTCTAAGTCGCCTCTTGACAAACCGCTGCACCAACTTACGGACGACGACATTTCTCAGCTCACTCGCGAAGATTGCCGCCGTTATCTTAAAGATAAAG GGATGAGAAGGCCGTCATGGAATAAATCACAGGCGATTCAGCAGGTGATTTCACTGAAGGCGCTACTTGAGACGCCGCCGGATACCGACACCGGCCAGCGGAAAAGGCTTCACATTCCTCGCCCAGACACTAGTCTACAGCGT GTCCAGAAAGGAACAAATACTGATGCAGGATTTTCTGAATCGGTTGAAGAAATTGTACCGTATGGAAGAAAGCATCCAAATAAACCTGATCTTTCTGGTGATAAAGCTGCAGGTTCTGTTGCAGTTGTCAATAACTTAGCTCCTTCTAG AACCAGAGACTCAGGAAACACACCAGCAGGTCAATTGACAATCTTCTATTGTGGAAAGGTGAATGTGTACGATGATGTTCCTGCTGGAAAg GCACAAGCAATCATGCATCTTGCTGCAAGCCCACTCTTTGTGCCTTCAGAAACTCCGTTGGATGCTGCCAGAGCAGCTCGACATTCCGAATGCGATTTGCAGGCTGCAAATGTTAAGCTGGGTCCAGATTCTCGTATGGTGCTCATGCCGACCATGCAAACAG GGAAAATGAGTGAAGTGACTCGCCTGCATTTGGAGGAAAGCAACACCTTCTATGAAGACAATTCGG CAGCAGTGGAAGGCAACACAAGCAGGAAAGCATCAGTGCAAAGATATATTGAGAAACGGAAAGACAG GTTGAAGAGCAAGAGAAAGATGGGAATGTCTTCATCTGCTAGCTTGGACATCTATTTGAACCATCGAACCGGAAATCATACCTCAAATGAGCTGTCAAGTAGGAGCAACACTTGTTCCCCGCCCACAATTAGATTATCTGCTGCACCTGCTCCTAGTGGTTCAGTGGATAAGATTCACCAAATGGATGCCAATTCTTCTGCTTTTCTCAATGACAAAG ATGGTAAAGAGTGA
- the LOC107863801 gene encoding protein TIFY 4B isoform X5: protein MPPEETVSKSPLDKPLHQLTDDDISQLTREDCRRYLKDKGMRRPSWNKSQAIQQVISLKALLETPPDTDTGQRKRLHIPRPDTSLQRVQKGTNTDAGFSESVEEIVPYGRKHPNKPDLSGDKAAGSVAVVNNLAPSRTRDSGNTPAGQLTIFYCGKVNVYDDVPAGKAQAIMHLAASPLFVPSETPLDAARAARHSECDLQAANVKLGPDSRMVLMPTMQTGKMSEVTRLHLEESNTFYEDNSAAVEGNTSRKASVQRYIEKRKDR, encoded by the exons ATGCCGCCGGAAGAAACTGTTTCTAAGTCGCCTCTTGACAAACCGCTGCACCAACTTACGGACGACGACATTTCTCAGCTCACTCGCGAAGATTGCCGCCGTTATCTTAAAGATAAAG GGATGAGAAGGCCGTCATGGAATAAATCACAGGCGATTCAGCAGGTGATTTCACTGAAGGCGCTACTTGAGACGCCGCCGGATACCGACACCGGCCAGCGGAAAAGGCTTCACATTCCTCGCCCAGACACTAGTCTACAGCGT GTCCAGAAAGGAACAAATACTGATGCAGGATTTTCTGAATCGGTTGAAGAAATTGTACCGTATGGAAGAAAGCATCCAAATAAACCTGATCTTTCTGGTGATAAAGCTGCAGGTTCTGTTGCAGTTGTCAATAACTTAGCTCCTTCTAG AACCAGAGACTCAGGAAACACACCAGCAGGTCAATTGACAATCTTCTATTGTGGAAAGGTGAATGTGTACGATGATGTTCCTGCTGGAAAg GCACAAGCAATCATGCATCTTGCTGCAAGCCCACTCTTTGTGCCTTCAGAAACTCCGTTGGATGCTGCCAGAGCAGCTCGACATTCCGAATGCGATTTGCAGGCTGCAAATGTTAAGCTGGGTCCAGATTCTCGTATGGTGCTCATGCCGACCATGCAAACAG GGAAAATGAGTGAAGTGACTCGCCTGCATTTGGAGGAAAGCAACACCTTCTATGAAGACAATTCGG CAGCAGTGGAAGGCAACACAAGCAGGAAAGCATCAGTGCAAAGATATATTGAGAAACGGAAAGACAG GTGA
- the LOC107863801 gene encoding protein TIFY 4B isoform X3: MPPEETVSKSPLDKPLHQLTDDDISQLTREDCRRYLKDKGMRRPSWNKSQAIQQVISLKALLETPPDTDTGQRKRLHIPRPDTSLQRVQKGTNTDAGFSESVEEIVPYGRKHPNKPDLSGDKAAGSVAVVNNLAPSRTRDSGNTPAGQLTIFYCGKVNVYDDVPAGKAQAIMHLAASPLFVPSETPLDAARAARHSECDLQAANVKLGPDSRMVLMPTMQTGKMSEVTRLHLEESNTFYEDNSGFATKLNGIPESADSSSGRQHKQESISAKIY; this comes from the exons ATGCCGCCGGAAGAAACTGTTTCTAAGTCGCCTCTTGACAAACCGCTGCACCAACTTACGGACGACGACATTTCTCAGCTCACTCGCGAAGATTGCCGCCGTTATCTTAAAGATAAAG GGATGAGAAGGCCGTCATGGAATAAATCACAGGCGATTCAGCAGGTGATTTCACTGAAGGCGCTACTTGAGACGCCGCCGGATACCGACACCGGCCAGCGGAAAAGGCTTCACATTCCTCGCCCAGACACTAGTCTACAGCGT GTCCAGAAAGGAACAAATACTGATGCAGGATTTTCTGAATCGGTTGAAGAAATTGTACCGTATGGAAGAAAGCATCCAAATAAACCTGATCTTTCTGGTGATAAAGCTGCAGGTTCTGTTGCAGTTGTCAATAACTTAGCTCCTTCTAG AACCAGAGACTCAGGAAACACACCAGCAGGTCAATTGACAATCTTCTATTGTGGAAAGGTGAATGTGTACGATGATGTTCCTGCTGGAAAg GCACAAGCAATCATGCATCTTGCTGCAAGCCCACTCTTTGTGCCTTCAGAAACTCCGTTGGATGCTGCCAGAGCAGCTCGACATTCCGAATGCGATTTGCAGGCTGCAAATGTTAAGCTGGGTCCAGATTCTCGTATGGTGCTCATGCCGACCATGCAAACAG GGAAAATGAGTGAAGTGACTCGCCTGCATTTGGAGGAAAGCAACACCTTCTATGAAGACAATTCGG GTTTTGCCACTAAATTGAATGGCATTCCAGAGTCTGCAGACAG CAGCAGTGGAAGGCAACACAAGCAGGAAAGCATCAGTGCAAAGATATATTGA
- the LOC107863801 gene encoding protein TIFY 4B isoform X4, with the protein MPPEETVSKSPLDKPLHQLTDDDISQLTREDCRRYLKDKGMRRPSWNKSQAIQQVISLKALLETPPDTDTGQRKRLHIPRPDTSLQRVQKGTNTDAGFSESVEEIVPYGRKHPNKPDLSGDKAAGSVAVVNNLAPSRTRDSGNTPAGQLTIFYCGKVNVYDDVPAGKAQAIMHLAASPLFVPSETPLDAARAARHSECDLQAANVKLGPDSRMVLMPTMQTGKMSEVTRLHLEESNTFYEDNSGFATKLNGIPESADSSGRQHKQESISAKIY; encoded by the exons ATGCCGCCGGAAGAAACTGTTTCTAAGTCGCCTCTTGACAAACCGCTGCACCAACTTACGGACGACGACATTTCTCAGCTCACTCGCGAAGATTGCCGCCGTTATCTTAAAGATAAAG GGATGAGAAGGCCGTCATGGAATAAATCACAGGCGATTCAGCAGGTGATTTCACTGAAGGCGCTACTTGAGACGCCGCCGGATACCGACACCGGCCAGCGGAAAAGGCTTCACATTCCTCGCCCAGACACTAGTCTACAGCGT GTCCAGAAAGGAACAAATACTGATGCAGGATTTTCTGAATCGGTTGAAGAAATTGTACCGTATGGAAGAAAGCATCCAAATAAACCTGATCTTTCTGGTGATAAAGCTGCAGGTTCTGTTGCAGTTGTCAATAACTTAGCTCCTTCTAG AACCAGAGACTCAGGAAACACACCAGCAGGTCAATTGACAATCTTCTATTGTGGAAAGGTGAATGTGTACGATGATGTTCCTGCTGGAAAg GCACAAGCAATCATGCATCTTGCTGCAAGCCCACTCTTTGTGCCTTCAGAAACTCCGTTGGATGCTGCCAGAGCAGCTCGACATTCCGAATGCGATTTGCAGGCTGCAAATGTTAAGCTGGGTCCAGATTCTCGTATGGTGCTCATGCCGACCATGCAAACAG GGAAAATGAGTGAAGTGACTCGCCTGCATTTGGAGGAAAGCAACACCTTCTATGAAGACAATTCGG GTTTTGCCACTAAATTGAATGGCATTCCAGAGTCTGCAGACAG CAGTGGAAGGCAACACAAGCAGGAAAGCATCAGTGCAAAGATATATTGA
- the LOC107863801 gene encoding protein TIFY 4B isoform X6, whose translation MPPEETVSKSPLDKPLHQLTDDDISQLTREDCRRYLKDKGMRRPSWNKSQAIQQVISLKALLETPPDTDTGQRKRLHIPRPDTSLQRVQKGTNTDAGFSESVEEIVPYGRKHPNKPDLSGDKAAGSVAVVNNLAPSRTRDSGNTPAGQLTIFYCGKVNVYDDVPAGKAQAIMHLAASPLFVPSETPLDAARAARHSECDLQAANVKLGPDSRMVLMPTMQTGKMSEVTRLHLEESNTFYEDNSAVEGNTSRKASVQRYIEKRKDR comes from the exons ATGCCGCCGGAAGAAACTGTTTCTAAGTCGCCTCTTGACAAACCGCTGCACCAACTTACGGACGACGACATTTCTCAGCTCACTCGCGAAGATTGCCGCCGTTATCTTAAAGATAAAG GGATGAGAAGGCCGTCATGGAATAAATCACAGGCGATTCAGCAGGTGATTTCACTGAAGGCGCTACTTGAGACGCCGCCGGATACCGACACCGGCCAGCGGAAAAGGCTTCACATTCCTCGCCCAGACACTAGTCTACAGCGT GTCCAGAAAGGAACAAATACTGATGCAGGATTTTCTGAATCGGTTGAAGAAATTGTACCGTATGGAAGAAAGCATCCAAATAAACCTGATCTTTCTGGTGATAAAGCTGCAGGTTCTGTTGCAGTTGTCAATAACTTAGCTCCTTCTAG AACCAGAGACTCAGGAAACACACCAGCAGGTCAATTGACAATCTTCTATTGTGGAAAGGTGAATGTGTACGATGATGTTCCTGCTGGAAAg GCACAAGCAATCATGCATCTTGCTGCAAGCCCACTCTTTGTGCCTTCAGAAACTCCGTTGGATGCTGCCAGAGCAGCTCGACATTCCGAATGCGATTTGCAGGCTGCAAATGTTAAGCTGGGTCCAGATTCTCGTATGGTGCTCATGCCGACCATGCAAACAG GGAAAATGAGTGAAGTGACTCGCCTGCATTTGGAGGAAAGCAACACCTTCTATGAAGACAATTCGG CAGTGGAAGGCAACACAAGCAGGAAAGCATCAGTGCAAAGATATATTGAGAAACGGAAAGACAG GTGA